A region from the Triticum urartu cultivar G1812 chromosome 1, Tu2.1, whole genome shotgun sequence genome encodes:
- the LOC125537127 gene encoding cortical cell-delineating protein-like produces MAMAPRALLLLAVGLVIAASASAHGGYEGSCPKDGLKLKACANVLGLLKLKVNVPRDETCCSLLDGLVGLDAALCLCTNIDANVLGVNLHLPVNLRLVLNNCGKVCPTDFQCPPSH; encoded by the coding sequence ATGGCCATGGCACCCAGAGCGCTGCTCCTCCTGGCCGTCGGGCTCGTGATCGCGGCCTCGGCGAGCGCCCACGGCGGCTACGAGGGGTCATGCCCCAAGGACGGGCTGAAGCTGAAGGCGTGCGCGAACGTGCTGGGCCTGCTCAAGCTCAAGGTGAACGTGCCGCGCGATGAGACTTGCTGCTCGCTCCTCGACGGGCTTGTCGGCCTGGACGCGGCGCTCTGCCTCTGCACAAACATCGACGCCAATGTGCTCGGCGTCAACCTCCACCTCCCCGTCAACCTCCGCCTCGTCCTCAACAACTGCGGCAAGGTCTGTCCCACCGATTTCCAGTGCCCACCAAGCCACTGA